The Chryseolinea soli genome contains a region encoding:
- a CDS encoding RNA polymerase sigma factor, which produces MSTVIDNERFRKLLRSYPKKAVTLLHDLYHQDLQKLSYSLTHNIEDAQDIVQESFYHLWKISLQLTDYHEKSIQHYLTKIVRYKSITHYRRNIRLNLDKLKFSNGQARITTQNAFENTLIEAEIIEDVRRVIENFPPRERECFLLRADTDMTIAQIADSLKISIKAVEKNLTKARKRLRHYLNEKA; this is translated from the coding sequence ATGTCAACCGTTATCGACAATGAACGATTTAGAAAGTTATTGCGCTCTTATCCTAAAAAGGCCGTAACCCTTCTACATGATCTTTATCACCAAGATCTTCAAAAACTTTCGTACAGTCTTACCCACAATATCGAGGATGCCCAAGATATCGTGCAAGAATCCTTTTACCACCTCTGGAAAATCAGCCTCCAACTTACCGATTATCATGAGAAATCGATTCAGCATTACCTCACAAAAATCGTTCGCTACAAATCCATAACGCATTACAGGCGCAACATCCGACTTAACCTGGATAAGCTAAAATTCAGCAATGGACAAGCGAGGATCACAACACAAAACGCTTTTGAAAATACCCTGATTGAAGCGGAAATAATTGAAGATGTGCGAAGGGTAATCGAAAATTTTCCCCCTCGTGAGCGGGAATGCTTTCTACTCAGGGCCGATACGGACATGACCATTGCCCAGATCGCAGATTCTCTCAAAATATCCATCAAAGCCGTGGAAAAGAATCTGACCAAAGCCCGAAAACGTCTTCGGCACTACCTGAACGAGAAGGCATAA
- a CDS encoding GAF domain-containing protein: protein MVKWKLNLSRQVSLGYLLIVLVALATSLFCFFTLRNNQKLDDRIRQIYLPTYLLQRDLYALQGDALKLSNSWIYQPDQQGKQQLQAIHTTEFPALKQGLEELLAASGDNSNDMQELLKEFEMVLSAQRELMHVLSADSVYENDFSVDKAIALLDADIKPKTKLLAGHLHAYMQAQERKMNQAQEDKENSYRFLALLLGTMVLLFICISYVAYYFSRKKILKPILRLKDTVLQMSEGKSIEEKFEIEEDEIGEMSHAIATLMKGINARAAFALQIGNGNYTCDFTLLSSEDTMGKALLDMRENLKHNAEEEQRRNWAVSGLAKFAEIIRNQTEFQKLGDAIISNIVKYTKSNQGGLFVISDEDKSDVHLRLLSCYAWDKKKHVEKTIREGQGLVGQCWVEGTSIFMTQVPHDYVTITSGLGYATPRCLVLTPLKLNDAVYGVLELASFQPYQKYELEFIEKVCETIASAISTVKIAQQTASLLKQSQLQTEVMRSQEEEMRQNMEELQTTQEEMERMMKESKGQELYMRNLIDASTDSILTFDHEYKIIHFNQVARAGYRAMDIDLGKTGTNLLQLIPAEEREMFKQLFDAGLSGEAVEITYQTQLETHFIVKHIPIKNEQGKVTAVAQFSTDVTRLMQAQEETKKMLRGSQAQAEELRAQEEELRSTMEAEAQRNKDLERAGSQMEAQKQMMLKVIEKLKEKEKEALSQEEELRAQQEELRQNMEELEATLDLEAKRGKEAERANAQLEAQKLMMIKHIEKFKQKELKSQEQAEELRTQEEELRATVEAEAERIKVLERTNSQAEAQKQMMIESLEKLKKRENELLTELELKEKAIANLRTISDN, encoded by the coding sequence ATGGTAAAGTGGAAATTGAATCTTTCAAGACAGGTTTCCCTCGGCTACCTGTTAATAGTTTTGGTGGCCCTGGCAACCAGCTTGTTTTGCTTTTTTACGCTGAGGAATAACCAAAAGTTAGACGATCGCATCCGGCAAATTTACCTGCCCACATACCTGTTACAAAGAGATCTTTACGCTCTTCAGGGCGATGCTTTGAAATTAAGTAACAGTTGGATTTACCAGCCTGATCAGCAAGGAAAACAACAACTCCAGGCTATTCATACCACCGAATTTCCTGCTTTGAAGCAAGGGCTGGAGGAATTGCTGGCCGCTTCCGGAGACAATTCAAATGATATGCAGGAGCTGCTGAAAGAATTTGAAATGGTGCTCAGTGCCCAACGTGAGTTGATGCATGTTTTGTCTGCGGATAGTGTGTACGAAAATGATTTTTCAGTAGACAAGGCTATCGCCTTGTTGGATGCGGACATAAAACCGAAAACGAAGCTTCTTGCTGGACACCTTCATGCCTACATGCAGGCACAGGAACGGAAGATGAACCAGGCGCAGGAGGATAAAGAAAACTCCTACCGTTTTCTTGCCCTGTTATTGGGGACGATGGTACTGCTGTTTATCTGTATCTCTTACGTTGCTTATTACTTTTCAAGAAAGAAAATATTGAAGCCTATACTCCGACTCAAGGATACCGTTCTCCAAATGTCGGAGGGTAAATCCATAGAAGAGAAGTTTGAAATAGAGGAAGATGAAATTGGGGAAATGAGCCATGCTATTGCCACATTAATGAAAGGCATCAATGCAAGGGCTGCTTTCGCTCTGCAAATTGGCAATGGGAATTACACATGTGACTTCACTCTTTTAAGTAGTGAAGATACTATGGGTAAAGCACTGCTGGACATGCGCGAAAACCTGAAGCACAATGCCGAAGAAGAGCAACGAAGGAATTGGGCGGTTTCAGGTTTGGCTAAGTTTGCTGAAATCATCCGTAATCAAACCGAATTTCAAAAACTGGGCGATGCCATCATCAGCAACATTGTAAAGTATACCAAGTCTAACCAGGGAGGCTTATTTGTAATAAGTGATGAAGATAAAAGCGATGTGCATCTGCGATTGCTCTCCTGCTATGCCTGGGATAAAAAAAAGCATGTCGAGAAAACCATTCGTGAAGGGCAAGGCCTGGTGGGTCAATGCTGGGTGGAAGGTACTTCTATTTTCATGACCCAGGTTCCCCATGACTACGTCACGATTACTTCTGGTCTTGGGTACGCTACGCCTCGATGTCTTGTATTGACACCACTCAAGCTGAATGATGCAGTTTATGGTGTTCTGGAGCTGGCTTCCTTCCAACCTTACCAGAAATACGAGCTGGAGTTCATTGAGAAAGTGTGTGAAACTATTGCGTCGGCCATTTCAACTGTAAAAATAGCGCAGCAGACAGCATCCTTGTTGAAGCAAAGCCAGCTGCAGACAGAAGTGATGCGAAGCCAGGAAGAAGAAATGCGGCAGAACATGGAAGAGTTGCAGACGACCCAGGAGGAAATGGAACGCATGATGAAAGAGTCGAAAGGTCAAGAGCTTTATATGCGAAACCTGATTGATGCTTCAACTGATTCTATTCTTACTTTCGATCACGAATATAAAATTATCCATTTCAACCAGGTTGCCAGGGCTGGATACCGCGCAATGGATATTGATCTTGGAAAAACGGGTACTAATCTTTTACAACTCATCCCGGCCGAAGAACGGGAGATGTTTAAACAATTGTTTGATGCAGGTCTTTCCGGTGAAGCCGTTGAGATAACCTATCAAACCCAGCTGGAAACTCATTTCATAGTTAAGCATATCCCGATTAAAAATGAACAAGGTAAAGTAACGGCCGTGGCTCAGTTCTCAACGGATGTTACTAGACTGATGCAGGCACAGGAAGAAACAAAGAAAATGCTCCGGGGAAGCCAGGCACAGGCTGAGGAGCTCCGGGCACAGGAGGAAGAGTTGCGCTCGACTATGGAGGCCGAAGCACAACGAAACAAAGACCTTGAGCGGGCCGGCTCGCAAATGGAAGCTCAGAAACAGATGATGCTTAAAGTGATTGAAAAGCTGAAGGAGAAGGAAAAAGAGGCTCTGTCACAAGAAGAAGAACTACGTGCTCAGCAGGAAGAACTGCGCCAGAATATGGAAGAATTGGAAGCAACACTGGATTTAGAAGCAAAACGAGGTAAAGAGGCTGAACGCGCCAATGCGCAGTTAGAAGCGCAAAAGCTGATGATGATTAAACACATTGAGAAGTTCAAGCAAAAAGAACTGAAAAGTCAGGAGCAGGCCGAAGAGCTCCGCACCCAGGAAGAAGAGTTGCGGGCCACCGTCGAAGCTGAAGCAGAACGAATCAAAGTTCTTGAGCGGACAAACTCGCAAGCAGAAGCTCAAAAACAAATGATGATCGAGTCTCTTGAGAAACTTAAAAAGCGAGAAAACGAATTGTTGACAGAACTCGAACTGAAAGAGAAGGCCATCGCCAATTTGCGAACAATCAGTGATAATTAA